One window from the genome of Metabacillus flavus encodes:
- the spoIIGA gene encoding sigma-E processing peptidase SpoIIGA, with protein MSVYLDVIWMLNFLFDLFLLMLTASLLKRPKVWYRLLLGGFIGSSIILFMFTPLGPFFSHPAGKLFISVLMVWSAFGFVRFKYFLQNWFMFYFSTFALGGGIIGAHYFLQQDSYLTNGILMTQTTGFGDPITWIFVIIGFPLLWLFSAGRGNDVQVKKLQYHEIVQVTAVFGETILPMAGLIDSGNQLFDPITRTPVMIADTDKLTGLLPKALTDKVMSGNILDDAPELEDHWQLRMRIIPYRGVGQQNQFLIGLKPDSLIIKTEKEEINVKKAIIGLSSSQLSADGDFTCIVHPQMLQGTSSAHVS; from the coding sequence TTGTCCGTATATTTAGATGTCATATGGATGCTTAATTTCCTTTTTGATCTGTTTCTTCTGATGCTTACTGCTTCCTTACTGAAGAGGCCAAAAGTTTGGTATAGGCTTTTATTGGGTGGTTTCATAGGTTCATCTATCATTCTTTTCATGTTTACACCCCTTGGGCCGTTCTTCAGTCATCCTGCAGGGAAGCTTTTCATCTCTGTCCTCATGGTTTGGTCAGCTTTTGGCTTTGTACGGTTTAAATACTTTCTGCAGAACTGGTTTATGTTTTACTTTTCAACATTCGCTCTTGGCGGGGGAATTATTGGAGCCCATTATTTTCTGCAGCAAGACAGCTATTTAACCAATGGAATATTAATGACCCAGACAACAGGCTTCGGTGATCCGATTACGTGGATTTTTGTTATTATTGGTTTTCCTCTGCTTTGGCTGTTTTCAGCAGGGCGGGGGAATGACGTGCAAGTAAAAAAACTCCAGTATCATGAAATCGTTCAGGTAACGGCCGTTTTCGGAGAAACGATTCTGCCTATGGCCGGGCTGATTGACAGCGGAAATCAGCTTTTTGACCCCATCACAAGAACGCCTGTCATGATTGCAGATACGGATAAACTGACCGGTCTGCTTCCTAAGGCTCTGACAGACAAAGTGATGTCAGGGAATATTCTGGACGATGCGCCTGAGCTTGAAGATCATTGGCAGCTGCGAATGCGGATTATTCCATACAGGGGAGTCGGGCAGCAAAATCAATTTCTTATCGGCTTAAAGCCGGACTCTTTAATAATCAAGACGGAAAAAGAAGAAATAAACGTGAAAAAAGCCATTATCGGCTTAAGCTCCTCCCAGCTATCGGCTGATGGAGATTTTACATGCATTGTTCATCCTCAAATGCTTCAGGGGACATCATCTGCACATGTGTCTTAA
- the sigE gene encoding RNA polymerase sporulation sigma factor SigE, giving the protein MKNLRLRITYWWYKLLTKLGFKTDEIYYIGGSEALPPPLNKDEEEILLKKLPTGDLAARAILIERNLRLVVYIARKFENTGINIEDLISIGTIGLIKAVNTFNPEKKIKLATYASRCIENEILMYLRRNNKIRSEVSFDEPLNIDWDGNELLLSDVLGTDDDIITKDLEANVDRKLLLKALQQLNDREKQIMELRFGLQGGEEKTQKDVADMLGISQSYISRLEKRIIKRLRKEFNKMV; this is encoded by the coding sequence ATGAAAAACCTTAGGCTGAGAATTACGTATTGGTGGTACAAATTATTAACGAAGCTTGGCTTCAAGACAGATGAGATTTATTACATTGGCGGAAGTGAGGCTCTTCCTCCCCCTCTTAATAAAGATGAGGAAGAAATACTTCTCAAGAAGCTTCCCACCGGGGACCTGGCAGCCAGAGCAATTCTCATTGAACGAAACCTTCGGCTGGTCGTGTACATTGCGAGGAAATTTGAGAACACGGGTATTAATATCGAGGATTTAATAAGCATCGGTACAATCGGTCTGATTAAGGCAGTCAACACGTTTAACCCTGAGAAGAAAATCAAACTGGCTACATATGCCTCCAGATGCATCGAAAATGAAATCCTGATGTATTTGAGAAGAAACAATAAAATCCGGTCCGAGGTTTCCTTCGATGAACCGCTCAACATTGATTGGGACGGCAATGAGCTTCTCCTCTCGGATGTTCTCGGAACAGACGATGATATTATTACGAAGGATCTGGAAGCAAATGTTGACCGTAAGCTTCTCCTAAAAGCTCTTCAGCAGCTGAACGACAGGGAAAAGCAAATTATGGAGCTTCGGTTTGGCCTTCAGGGAGGAGAAGAAAAAACACAAAAAGATGTCGCCGATATGCTGGGGATCTCTCAATCGTATATTTCGAGGCTGGAAAAGCGCATTATCAAACGGTTAAGGAAAGAATTTAATAAAATGGTTTAA
- the sigG gene encoding RNA polymerase sporulation sigma factor SigG has translation MCIFFQHQEILFFVQQLLTGGKDVTRNKVEICGVDTSKLPVLKNEEMRILFREMQSGDNSAREKLVNGNLRLVLSVIQRFNNRGEFVDDLFQVGCIGLMKSIDNFDLGQNVKFSTYAVPMIIGEIRRYLRDNNPIRVSRSLRDIAYKALQVREKLMTQTSREPSAEEIAKVLEVPHEEIVFALDAIQDPVSLFEPIYNDGGDPIYVMDQLSDERSRDIQWIEELALKEGMRRLNDREKLILRKRFFQGKTQMEVADEIGISQAQVSRLEKAAIKQMNKNIQQ, from the coding sequence ATGTGCATATTTTTCCAACACCAGGAAATACTGTTTTTTGTACAGCAGCTCCTGACTGGAGGGAAAGATGTGACACGAAATAAAGTAGAAATTTGCGGAGTAGACACGTCAAAGCTTCCCGTACTAAAAAATGAAGAAATGCGAATTCTCTTCAGAGAGATGCAAAGCGGGGACAATTCAGCAAGAGAAAAACTCGTAAATGGAAATCTCAGGCTCGTTCTGAGTGTCATCCAGCGTTTTAACAACAGAGGAGAATTTGTCGATGACTTGTTTCAGGTTGGCTGTATTGGCCTTATGAAATCCATTGATAATTTCGACCTGGGACAAAATGTGAAATTTTCAACTTATGCTGTACCTATGATTATAGGGGAAATCAGACGCTATCTGCGCGATAATAATCCGATTAGGGTTTCCAGGTCATTAAGGGACATCGCCTATAAAGCCCTGCAGGTGAGGGAAAAGCTAATGACCCAGACGTCAAGAGAACCATCCGCAGAAGAAATAGCAAAGGTGCTTGAGGTACCCCATGAAGAAATTGTCTTCGCCCTCGATGCCATTCAGGATCCAGTTTCATTGTTTGAGCCGATTTACAATGACGGCGGCGATCCGATTTATGTAATGGATCAGCTAAGTGATGAGCGGAGCCGGGATATCCAGTGGATCGAAGAGCTCGCCTTAAAGGAAGGAATGAGGCGACTTAACGACAGGGAAAAACTTATCCTAAGGAAGCGATTTTTTCAAGGGAAAACACAAATGGAAGTTGCTGATGAAATAGGAATCTCCCAAGCACAGGTTTCGAGGCTGGAAAAAGCAGCAATCAAGCAAATGAATAAAAATATTCAGCAATAA
- a CDS encoding YlmC/YmxH family sporulation protein: MMNISEFQTKDIVNVSDGKKLGSIGDFDINVTTGKIQAIIITGPGKMMGFFGREEEFVIPWRNIVKIGEDVILVRMSSQDLSP, from the coding sequence ATGATGAACATTTCCGAGTTTCAAACAAAGGATATTGTTAATGTTTCAGACGGGAAGAAGCTGGGAAGCATTGGGGACTTCGATATTAATGTTACAACAGGAAAGATACAGGCTATTATTATAACAGGACCGGGCAAAATGATGGGATTCTTCGGAAGGGAAGAGGAATTTGTAATCCCATGGCGAAACATAGTAAAGATTGGGGAAGATGTAATTTTAGTGAGGATGTCTTCTCAGGATCTTTCCCCTTAA
- a CDS encoding YggS family pyridoxal phosphate-dependent enzyme yields the protein MEIKENLSVIKENINKACRQAGRNPEEVRLVAVTKYVTADRAEEAIEAGIIHLGENRDEGLAEKYERIGNKAVWHFIGSLQSRKVKHVIDKVSYIHSLDRLSLAKEIDKRAEAPVQCFVQVNTSGEVSKHGIKPEETISFIKACSEYPAIQIAGLMTMAPSTDDTSTIRRTFQRLKELKEEIQGLGLDHAPCTELSMGMSSDYMIAIEEGATFIRIGSSLVG from the coding sequence TTGGAAATAAAAGAAAATCTGTCTGTCATCAAAGAGAATATCAACAAAGCTTGCAGACAGGCTGGACGGAATCCTGAAGAAGTGAGGCTCGTGGCTGTGACAAAGTACGTTACAGCTGATCGGGCGGAGGAAGCCATTGAAGCAGGAATTATTCACCTGGGGGAGAATCGGGATGAAGGACTTGCTGAGAAGTATGAACGCATAGGCAATAAAGCAGTCTGGCATTTTATCGGTTCCCTGCAGTCAAGAAAAGTAAAACATGTAATTGATAAGGTTTCATACATACATTCACTGGATAGGCTTTCCCTTGCAAAAGAGATCGATAAGCGCGCAGAAGCACCCGTTCAATGTTTTGTACAGGTCAATACGTCTGGTGAGGTATCCAAGCACGGAATAAAGCCTGAAGAAACGATTTCATTTATAAAAGCATGCAGTGAATATCCGGCCATACAGATTGCCGGTCTGATGACGATGGCTCCCAGCACTGACGACACCTCAACGATCCGCCGGACTTTTCAGCGCCTTAAAGAGCTTAAAGAAGAAATACAAGGCCTGGGACTGGACCATGCACCCTGCACTGAGCTTTCCATGGGAATGTCCAGCGATTATATGATTGCTATTGAAGAGGGAGCTACTTTCATCCGAATCGGCTCTTCTCTTGTAGGATAA
- a CDS encoding cell division protein SepF produces the protein MSIKNRFKTFFALDEEEYEYTDKQSYEEEEEYLSPEQQAPRKEGKQNVVSLQSLQKSSKVVLCEPRAYSEAQDIADQLKNRRAIVVNLQRIQHDQAKRIVDFLSGTVYAIGGDIQKIGMNIFLCTPDNVDVSGTISELAVEDEPQRW, from the coding sequence ATGAGTATCAAAAACCGCTTTAAAACCTTTTTTGCTCTTGATGAAGAGGAATATGAATATACTGATAAACAAAGCTATGAGGAGGAGGAAGAATATTTATCTCCCGAGCAGCAGGCACCAAGAAAAGAAGGAAAGCAAAACGTTGTAAGTTTGCAAAGCCTTCAAAAATCCTCTAAAGTAGTGCTATGTGAGCCTCGTGCATACTCTGAAGCTCAGGATATTGCAGATCAGCTAAAGAACCGCCGTGCGATTGTTGTCAATCTTCAGCGGATTCAGCATGATCAGGCAAAACGGATCGTTGATTTCCTCAGCGGCACAGTTTATGCGATAGGCGGAGATATCCAAAAAATCGGGATGAATATATTTCTCTGCACTCCAGATAATGTGGACGTATCTGGAACCATCTCCGAATTGGCAGTTGAAGATGAACCTCAAAGGTGGTAA
- a CDS encoding YggT family protein, which produces MDLVFSVLGSLLQVYSYAIIIYILMSWFPNAKESRFGQILASVCEPFLEPFRRIIPSLGMIDLSPIAAILVLNLAQGGLRSLYYMIA; this is translated from the coding sequence ATGGACTTAGTGTTTTCAGTATTAGGATCTTTACTGCAGGTGTATTCGTATGCCATCATCATTTATATTCTCATGTCATGGTTTCCGAATGCGAAGGAGAGCAGATTCGGACAAATTCTTGCGTCGGTTTGCGAACCCTTTTTAGAACCGTTCCGCAGGATCATTCCTTCACTTGGCATGATTGACCTGTCTCCAATTGCAGCGATACTGGTTTTAAACCTGGCACAAGGCGGATTGCGGTCTCTATACTATATGATTGCGTAA
- a CDS encoding RNA-binding protein, with protein sequence MTDLFQHFREDERDFIEKVIGWKEYVLSSYSPKLTDFLDPREQEIVRSLIGDQKEVNAAFQGGTPQAERKRALLYPEYLEPDHDDFALSLFQISYPSKFVNLEHRQVLGALMSIGLKRSKYGDILIEDENIQLVAAEEMDDFLKLQLTEIGKAKVELKKIDFSKAIAKHDEWSESSTTVSSLRLDAVIAAIYGISRQKVQPLLQAGQVKVNWRTAEQGSMECQEGDRISVRGFGRSKVTEILGRTKKDKIRLLFGRQK encoded by the coding sequence ATGACAGATTTATTTCAGCATTTTAGAGAAGATGAACGTGATTTTATTGAAAAAGTGATTGGCTGGAAAGAATATGTTCTTTCTTCTTACAGCCCGAAGCTGACTGACTTTCTGGACCCGAGAGAACAGGAAATTGTCCGTTCGCTGATCGGTGATCAAAAAGAAGTGAATGCTGCTTTTCAAGGAGGAACGCCTCAGGCGGAAAGAAAACGGGCGCTGCTTTATCCGGAGTATTTGGAACCGGACCATGACGATTTTGCTTTAAGTTTATTTCAAATCAGCTACCCTTCGAAATTTGTAAATCTTGAGCATAGGCAAGTCCTCGGCGCTTTAATGTCGATCGGGCTCAAGCGATCAAAATATGGAGACATATTAATAGAGGATGAGAACATTCAGCTCGTGGCTGCGGAAGAAATGGATGACTTTTTAAAATTGCAGCTTACCGAGATCGGGAAAGCAAAGGTTGAGCTGAAGAAAATTGATTTTTCAAAGGCGATTGCAAAGCATGATGAGTGGAGCGAGTCCTCCACTACCGTTAGCTCCCTTAGACTGGATGCGGTAATAGCGGCAATTTACGGAATCTCCAGACAGAAGGTGCAGCCGCTTCTGCAGGCAGGACAAGTAAAGGTAAATTGGCGTACTGCGGAACAGGGATCGATGGAATGCCAGGAAGGCGACAGGATTTCAGTAAGAGGTTTCGGACGCAGCAAAGTGACAGAAATCCTTGGCCGTACGAAAAAAGATAAAATCAGACTTCTATTTGGCAGACAAAAATAA
- a CDS encoding DivIVA domain-containing protein, with the protein MPLTPLDIHNKEFNKGFRGYDEDEVNEFLDQVIKDYEMVLRDKKEFETRVAEMEEKLSHYTVIEETLNKSILIAQETAEEVKRNAQKESKLIIKEAEKNADRIINESLSKSRKVAMEIEELKKQSKVFRTRFQMLIEAQLDLLKNDDWDHLLEYEVDSVYAGEEEEAKYRS; encoded by the coding sequence GTGCCTTTAACACCGCTTGATATTCATAATAAGGAATTTAATAAAGGATTCCGCGGTTATGACGAAGATGAAGTAAACGAATTTCTCGATCAGGTTATTAAAGATTATGAAATGGTGCTCCGCGATAAAAAGGAATTCGAAACACGGGTTGCAGAGATGGAAGAAAAGCTGAGCCACTATACGGTCATCGAAGAAACCTTAAATAAATCTATTCTGATTGCACAGGAAACTGCTGAAGAAGTAAAACGCAACGCCCAAAAGGAATCCAAGCTGATTATTAAAGAGGCAGAAAAAAATGCTGACCGCATCATCAATGAATCCCTTTCAAAATCCCGCAAGGTAGCGATGGAAATTGAAGAGCTGAAAAAACAGTCTAAAGTGTTCCGGACACGTTTCCAAATGCTGATTGAAGCACAGCTCGATTTATTGAAAAACGATGATTGGGATCATCTCCTTGAATATGAAGTGGACAGCGTCTATGCAGGAGAAGAGGAAGAAGCTAAATACCGTTCTTGA